One genomic window of Chitinophagaceae bacterium includes the following:
- a CDS encoding type VI secretion system baseplate subunit TssF — MAVNNLAKEKIKTRMLKNAARLWGAEDTDVEVSFDPVVSMLIEGCVNEVEKINDDIANTQFRVINRIAELLTPDVITAPYPAHAIIYARPTEAQTTISPEVQFFHNKKISGASATQQETSKEIFFSPLSTFSLIDGSVCYLAFADRIYSVQNGYQKSIVMEADSRRRLENNTLWIGVELNSEIPTLDGIAFYFDIRNNPESRLFYNLLPHAKWMIEEELIGTEAGLTANDQKRQIEDEFDLNKRISSEIGQLYDKCFIKVTEFPKRPLKSLKRKYPEKFSEAFRSADLDKINEQLVWLKVVFPPAITESLLGDVLCNVNCLPIVNKHLNEFTFRLQSNLNIVPLSTSDFFLSVYKVTSSDRFEYLSNPLSSSRAYSAGTYMLRQGGIQRFDQRNATETIHYLLDLLRDESAAFALLGNDFLTSVIKEFNSLIALLEQRAGNTQANGEPTSYLIMNPRQAGENVFLSFWSSNGDLANNIRAGNRLELYGGGDVRSDSLYLMTSTKGGKNRLNDLERLNAFRSSLIARGRIVTPNDIRLFCENELGENLKDVKVKKGFSVGSDAKTGFIQTIEVTIFPSEKLRSSAEQWEGICTDLTEKLQQRSSSFIPFRVTIEKEKAKKR, encoded by the coding sequence ATGGCGGTTAACAACCTGGCTAAAGAAAAGATAAAAACTAGAATGCTGAAAAATGCTGCCCGTTTATGGGGAGCGGAAGATACGGATGTGGAAGTTTCTTTCGATCCTGTAGTAAGCATGCTGATTGAAGGTTGTGTAAATGAAGTAGAGAAGATCAATGATGATATCGCGAACACACAGTTCAGGGTAATCAATCGCATAGCGGAGCTACTTACGCCTGACGTGATAACAGCACCTTATCCCGCACATGCTATTATTTATGCAAGGCCTACAGAGGCGCAAACTACTATTTCACCGGAGGTTCAGTTCTTTCACAATAAGAAAATTTCTGGGGCATCAGCAACACAACAGGAAACTTCTAAGGAAATATTTTTTTCTCCTCTTTCAACATTCAGCCTTATTGATGGCAGTGTATGTTATCTTGCTTTTGCTGACCGAATCTATTCGGTTCAAAATGGTTATCAGAAAAGTATCGTGATGGAAGCGGACAGCAGGAGGAGACTGGAAAACAATACCCTCTGGATAGGCGTCGAATTAAATTCAGAAATTCCGACGCTTGACGGGATTGCTTTTTATTTTGATATCAGGAACAACCCTGAAAGCAGGCTTTTTTATAACCTGTTACCTCATGCCAAATGGATGATTGAGGAAGAACTTATCGGGACAGAAGCAGGCTTGACCGCAAATGATCAAAAAAGGCAAATTGAGGATGAGTTTGACCTGAATAAGAGGATTAGTTCTGAAATAGGACAGTTGTATGATAAGTGTTTTATCAAAGTCACTGAGTTTCCAAAGCGGCCACTTAAAAGCCTGAAAAGAAAATATCCTGAAAAATTTTCGGAGGCATTTCGCTCTGCAGATCTGGATAAAATCAATGAGCAACTGGTTTGGCTGAAAGTAGTTTTTCCTCCTGCTATTACTGAATCTTTGCTCGGAGATGTGCTCTGTAATGTGAATTGTTTACCAATTGTTAACAAGCACCTCAATGAATTTACATTCCGGCTTCAGTCTAATTTAAACATTGTACCTCTTTCCACCTCTGATTTTTTTCTAAGTGTTTATAAAGTAACTTCATCCGACAGGTTCGAGTATTTGTCCAATCCACTTTCAAGCTCACGTGCATACAGCGCGGGCACCTATATGCTGAGGCAGGGCGGCATTCAGCGTTTCGACCAGCGAAATGCAACTGAAACAATTCATTACCTTCTTGATCTGCTTCGTGATGAAAGTGCTGCATTCGCCTTGTTAGGAAATGACTTTCTTACTTCAGTAATAAAAGAGTTTAATTCTTTGATTGCACTGCTTGAACAACGGGCAGGAAATACGCAGGCCAATGGTGAGCCAACATCTTATCTCATTATGAATCCGAGACAGGCAGGTGAAAATGTCTTTCTATCATTCTGGTCGTCCAATGGCGACCTGGCAAATAACATCAGGGCAGGTAACAGGCTTGAATTGTATGGAGGAGGGGATGTGCGAAGCGATTCGCTTTACCTGATGACCAGTACCAAAGGAGGTAAGAACAGGTTGAATGATTTGGAGCGACTGAATGCTTTTAGAAGCTCGTTGATTGCGCGTGGCAGAATTGTTACTCCCAACGACATCAGGCTTTTTTGTGAAAATGAATTGGGTGAAAACCTAAAGGATGTAAAAGTGAAAAAGGGATTTTCGGTAGGCAGTGATGCAAAAACGGGATTTATTCAAACTATTGAAGTAACTATTTTTCCATCTGAGAAGTTAAGGTCTTCTGCTGAACAATGGGAAGGTATCTGCACTGATCTTACGGAAAAACTACAGCAGCGTTCCTCTTCTTTTATACCTTTCAGGGTGACAATAGAAAAAGAAAAAGCAAAGAAAAGATGA
- a CDS encoding phage tail protein: MSFKAVFEVGGKKHRVLHCSYSMQQDVDATGRPSSGVRAGTIQLEVESTSDSSLAEWMADPYKHQDGTITFFKRDSEQKMKEVTFKEGYIVSYTEAFTNVGDSPMTEHFVISCKDLKVGNAEHKNEWPE, translated from the coding sequence ATGTCATTTAAAGCCGTTTTCGAAGTTGGCGGAAAAAAACACCGCGTTCTTCACTGTAGTTATTCTATGCAACAAGATGTTGATGCAACAGGCCGCCCTTCCTCAGGTGTTCGTGCCGGCACTATTCAGTTAGAGGTAGAGTCAACATCCGATTCCTCACTTGCCGAATGGATGGCAGATCCGTATAAACACCAAGATGGCACCATCACTTTCTTTAAGCGGGACAGCGAGCAAAAAATGAAGGAAGTTACGTTTAAGGAGGGCTACATTGTCTCTTACACCGAGGCATTCACCAACGTAGGAGATAGTCCAATGACAGAACATTTTGTGATTTCCTGCAAGGACCTTAAAGTTGGAAATGCAGAGCACAAGAATGAGTGGCCTGAATAA
- a CDS encoding GPW/gp25 family protein, which translates to MVEEYFPMPVPFEAILDRRDFYKTDLRNSLFQRIHLVLVTFLGESRYDPDFGCSIWDYDFENISNVNAWKDQVTKSIQESLSANEKRIDKIKVTVDINPEEFFDSRLGKAARIRKRLDVKVEGRIIKTNEQMRPFLEPVYLSPISLD; encoded by the coding sequence ATGGTTGAAGAGTACTTTCCAATGCCTGTTCCATTTGAAGCCATTCTTGACAGAAGGGACTTTTATAAAACTGATTTACGCAACTCTCTTTTTCAACGCATACATTTAGTGCTGGTAACCTTCTTAGGTGAAAGCCGTTACGATCCCGATTTTGGATGCAGCATTTGGGATTACGATTTTGAAAATATCTCGAATGTAAATGCATGGAAGGACCAGGTTACCAAGTCTATTCAGGAGTCGTTGTCCGCCAATGAAAAAAGAATCGATAAAATAAAAGTTACTGTTGATATTAATCCCGAAGAATTTTTTGACAGCCGGCTTGGAAAGGCGGCGAGAATCAGAAAACGCTTGGATGTGAAAGTTGAAGGCAGAATAATAAAAACAAATGAGCAGATGAGGCCTTTTTTAGAACCTGTTTATTTAAGCCCTATTTCATTGGATTAA
- a CDS encoding type VI secretion system contractile sheath small subunit has product MFDYGLGGQEVPKDASEAISDIPMNRTLMIEKLTADSTGKPEVVQGLKTIEEVFQHFKPHVGLEFQKEDGTFLNEELRFGNLGDFGTNGITNQSTFLQDLLQQKEDYAKLIKQLKSNKNLNKAIETPEYKQAFIVALQSMLQEIEDVK; this is encoded by the coding sequence ATGTTCGACTATGGACTCGGAGGACAGGAAGTCCCCAAAGATGCTAGTGAAGCAATTAGCGACATCCCCATGAACAGGACGCTGATGATTGAAAAACTCACAGCAGATTCAACTGGAAAACCTGAAGTTGTACAGGGATTAAAAACTATTGAAGAAGTGTTTCAACATTTTAAGCCTCATGTGGGGCTTGAATTTCAAAAGGAAGATGGCACTTTTTTAAATGAAGAATTGCGTTTTGGCAATCTGGGGGATTTTGGCACTAATGGCATTACGAATCAAAGCACATTTCTTCAGGACTTACTGCAGCAAAAGGAAGATTACGCGAAGCTTATTAAGCAATTAAAATCTAATAAAAATTTGAATAAGGCAATAGAAACTCCTGAGTATAAACAGGCGTTCATTGTTGCCTTGCAGTCAATGTTGCAGGAAATTGAAGACGTAAAATAA
- a CDS encoding type VI secretion system baseplate subunit TssG — translation MTTIIEAIRAIIPQLPFDIRAEVVAADMILRGFTQEDIVVVPQSLFKRRFEKDILEVAVKETKNGKEYCAIAVSREGIYDALPQALVHSSRRSKGQGMKSKDEMLDEIKLRKREEKFARQFFLPFENEFSHQRVVLEQEEQNILKAYQSQSRYTELLDQFWKLPEALSVEQKAKLIYILPILNKIVGNLYLMELCYRLILDLPVKLDVEFGNWFSTNNRFVLNEETTVLGVNTACGTTGTHGRPIMVMSLGPIPSVQVPQYVAGNKKHSEILSLNDFLLPLDVDYKINFIVEMEQEIRLSENSNVRLGYNFLMPGNNKAIVN, via the coding sequence ATGACCACCATCATTGAAGCCATACGTGCTATCATTCCCCAATTACCATTTGACATACGTGCTGAAGTGGTAGCCGCTGACATGATATTACGTGGCTTCACACAGGAAGATATAGTCGTGGTTCCGCAGAGTTTATTCAAAAGACGTTTTGAGAAAGATATTTTGGAGGTTGCAGTAAAAGAAACCAAGAACGGGAAAGAGTATTGCGCTATCGCCGTTTCTCGTGAAGGAATTTATGATGCATTGCCACAGGCGCTGGTGCACAGCTCGCGGCGTTCAAAGGGGCAGGGCATGAAATCAAAGGATGAAATGTTGGATGAAATCAAATTACGAAAAAGAGAAGAGAAATTTGCCCGCCAGTTTTTCCTTCCGTTTGAAAATGAATTTTCACACCAGCGAGTTGTACTGGAACAGGAAGAGCAGAATATCCTGAAAGCATATCAAAGTCAGTCAAGATATACGGAGTTGCTGGATCAGTTCTGGAAGTTACCGGAAGCTTTAAGCGTGGAGCAGAAAGCTAAGTTGATTTACATTCTACCTATTTTAAATAAAATCGTTGGTAATCTTTACCTGATGGAACTTTGTTATCGATTGATTCTGGATTTGCCGGTGAAACTTGACGTTGAGTTCGGCAATTGGTTTTCAACCAATAACCGGTTTGTTTTGAATGAAGAAACCACTGTTCTGGGAGTGAATACAGCTTGCGGAACAACAGGTACTCATGGCAGACCAATCATGGTAATGAGTCTCGGTCCAATTCCATCGGTTCAGGTTCCACAGTATGTTGCAGGGAATAAAAAGCATTCAGAAATTCTGTCGCTCAATGATTTCTTACTGCCCTTAGATGTAGATTATAAGATTAACTTTATTGTTGAAATGGAGCAGGAGATAAGATTATCTGAAAATAGCAATGTGCGGTTAGGATACAATTTTTTGATGCCTGGTAACAATAAAGCAATAGTGAATTAG
- a CDS encoding phage tail protein has protein sequence MSFKADFSVGGKTYRVLKCNYSAHQDTDATGRPSSEVRAGQIELEVEATSDTSLASWAIAMYKVEDGKVTFYRRDNEQKMLEVSFKQGYCVDYHAQFDFIGEIPMIEKIKISAQEITIGSVEFSNEWPE, from the coding sequence ATGTCCTTTAAAGCGGATTTTTCAGTTGGCGGCAAAACGTATCGGGTACTTAAGTGTAACTATTCTGCACATCAGGATACTGATGCTACGGGAAGACCTTCTTCGGAAGTGCGGGCAGGTCAAATAGAATTGGAAGTGGAGGCAACATCGGACACCTCTCTGGCAAGTTGGGCAATTGCAATGTATAAAGTAGAAGATGGGAAAGTCACTTTCTACAGAAGGGATAATGAACAGAAGATGTTGGAAGTTTCATTTAAACAGGGGTATTGCGTGGATTATCATGCGCAGTTTGATTTCATCGGGGAAATACCCATGATTGAGAAAATAAAGATCTCCGCACAGGAAATCACTATTGGTTCTGTGGAGTTCTCCAATGAGTGGCCTGAATAA
- a CDS encoding DUF5458 family protein: MAENESVNPQSSQPAFRQAERARAEDPVQQLEESIHKLEILGGFDLLESAIDGVQNLNPAKKARRKIFLSDEKKAERQILKKTLDLWLAMLSDSSSLSEMIDKADQKTGAADKLLKINLKKAVDATHNLERSYRSVALFYKNTESDKIKNASFMNADLGQLKDLDNPRFIDAVANELKQNYDRLDLRNNYSLLVLPGYLGSNKVVEKWAKIAYQNKVMLVTDFRHLDTPDDVLEEFESANLTGGDNFLSNVLMTCNWLVGRAKYAEVGEEDDLYVPPAGALAGKMYRTLMSQVTAGKKHGAMNEVDGVAFDLKKSEIANLEKLGLVPMVNEYGKVMAFSAKTLFNGDNLGLQTYSVVRVFDYITKVLVDFLNRRAFENWNSTLEKDLRSQITKFLDGITGPGKLIESFKIQRFQKDPNQKDRIFLDIHMTPYFPAKSFMIKLDGQKGDDANSAEWAAEYAKG, translated from the coding sequence ATGGCAGAAAATGAATCAGTAAATCCTCAATCATCACAACCTGCTTTTAGACAGGCTGAAAGGGCAAGAGCAGAAGATCCGGTGCAGCAACTGGAGGAGAGTATCCATAAGCTTGAAATCCTTGGAGGGTTTGATTTGCTTGAAAGTGCAATTGATGGGGTACAGAATCTCAATCCTGCAAAAAAGGCTCGCAGGAAGATATTTCTGTCAGATGAAAAGAAAGCGGAAAGGCAGATCTTAAAGAAAACCCTGGATTTATGGTTGGCAATGCTTTCAGATTCATCTTCACTTTCTGAGATGATTGATAAAGCTGATCAGAAAACGGGTGCTGCTGATAAATTGCTAAAAATTAATTTGAAGAAAGCAGTTGATGCTACGCACAATCTTGAAAGATCGTATAGATCTGTCGCTTTATTTTATAAGAATACTGAATCGGATAAAATTAAGAATGCGTCTTTCATGAACGCAGATCTGGGTCAGCTAAAAGATCTTGATAACCCAAGATTCATAGATGCTGTTGCGAATGAATTAAAGCAAAATTATGACCGACTTGATCTTCGTAATAATTATTCTCTACTTGTGTTACCGGGATACCTTGGCTCCAACAAAGTAGTAGAGAAATGGGCAAAGATTGCTTATCAGAATAAAGTGATGTTGGTAACAGACTTTCGACATCTTGATACTCCGGATGATGTGTTGGAAGAGTTCGAATCAGCCAATCTTACAGGCGGGGATAACTTTCTTTCCAATGTATTGATGACCTGCAACTGGCTGGTAGGAAGGGCTAAGTATGCTGAAGTGGGAGAAGAGGATGATTTATATGTGCCTCCTGCAGGCGCATTAGCAGGTAAAATGTACCGTACATTGATGTCGCAGGTAACGGCAGGAAAAAAGCATGGCGCGATGAATGAGGTGGACGGAGTGGCTTTTGATCTAAAGAAAAGTGAAATCGCCAACTTGGAGAAGTTGGGTTTGGTGCCTATGGTAAATGAATATGGAAAAGTGATGGCTTTTTCCGCCAAGACACTTTTCAATGGTGATAACCTCGGTTTGCAGACCTATTCAGTTGTAAGGGTTTTTGATTACATCACCAAAGTATTGGTAGATTTCCTTAACAGAAGGGCTTTTGAAAACTGGAATTCAACCCTTGAAAAAGATTTGCGTTCACAGATCACTAAGTTTTTAGATGGTATTACCGGCCCGGGAAAACTTATCGAAAGTTTCAAGATTCAACGGTTCCAAAAGGACCCGAACCAAAAGGACAGGATATTTCTCGACATTCACATGACACCTTATTTCCCTGCAAAGAGTTTCATGATTAAGTTAGATGGGCAAAAAGGTGATGATGCAAATTCCGCGGAATGGGCTGCTGAATACGCGAAAGGATAA